TGCATTATTGGGCCAACTCCTTACGAAGCGGACCGGGCCGCCGGGATAGACGTGAACATGACACAAGAAGTGAGTTTCTGGCGTGCCACAGGCAAGCGGATGGCGGTGCAGCATGTGGGTCAGCAGGGTCGTTCCGCTGCGCGGTGCGCCCACCACGAAGACAAGCCGCTGGGATGGTGCTCGCGGGGCCTTCACGTGGCTGGCTCCTGGTGTGTCCGTCCGTGCAGGCGGCCCCATGCCCACTGTGCGAGATCCCAGAGGGCGGACAACCCGGAATGTTGCGGCAGGGCAAGGCGCAGGGCGAAGAGGGTGAACAGGCCCGCGGCGGCAACGGCGGCGCCGTTCCACGCGAGCGCGATCACGTCGCCCGCCCACGGCGGCAGCGTGGGCGCCGGGGGCGGCGCCCAGGCGGACGCGGCGAGGAGCGCGCAGGCTCCGGCGAGCACCGCGGGCCAGGCACCGTCGGCGAGGTCCCGGGCGCGCACGCCGGTGCGCGGCAGGATCACCGAGACCGCCAGCGCAAGGCCGAGCGTGTTTCGGGCGACGATGCCCCAGGCGGCGCCTTCGAGGCCCCACTGCAGGCCCAGGGTCACGAAGAGCGCCGTCGCGGCAAGGCTCACCCCCTCGAGCACGGCCTGCCTGCCCGCCTGCCCCACGGCGCCGGCGTACATGGAGACGAGCCCCCGCAGGGTGGTGATGGCGGCGGCGAGCAGCAGGATCCGCATGGCCGGCACCGCCCCCAGCCACTTCTCGCCGTAGAGGAAGCGGATGAAGGGCTCGGCGCTCGTCCACAGCCAGGCCAGGGCCAGATAGATGGGCACGGCCATGGCGGTGGCGAGCTTGCGGAAGGCCTTCCGGGAGCGCTGGGGGTTTTCGCGGATGCGGGCGAAGGTGGCGAAGACCAGCGAGTACAGACGGCCGAGAAGCTCGGTGACGGGGAGCCGCGACGAGGACAGGGCCCGGTTGTAGAGACCGAGCTGCGCCGTGCCTGCGGCGCTGCCGATGATCATGGCATCGACGCGGTCGCCTGCGACGTTGAGGGAGCTTGCGGCGTGGAGCCGCCAGCCGTAGCCGAGGACGGCCCGGGCCCGCGCCGCGTCGAAGGCGGGGCGGGGCCGCCAATTGCTGCGCCGCAGGGCGAGGGTGACGAGGACGAGGGCGGCGGTGCCGCCGCCGACGACGAAGGCATAGGGGCCGGCGCCGGCGGCAGCCGCGCCGATCGCTGCCGGCATCGCCAGGACGGAGGCCGCAAGGTTGTGGCGCGCCGCCTGGTCGTGGCGCAGGCGGCGGCGGATCTCCGTCTGGGCTGCGAAGGCGGCCGGCTGGAGCAGGAAGAGCACGGCCACGAGGCGCATGAGATCCACGAAGCGGGGGTCGGCATAGGCCCGGGCGAGCAGCGGGGCGAGCAGCCAGGCCGCCAGGAAGCAAACGAGCGCGAGCCCCTGCATGACCCAGAAGCCGCTGTGGAGCGCGGGCTGGTCGTCCTCGGGGGTGCGCAGGAGCGCCTCCGGGATCCCGAACTGGAGCTGGCGGGCGAGGATCGCGGTGTAGGCGGAGACGGCGGCGAAGACGCCGAAGTCGGCGGGCTCGAGCAGGCGCGCCATGACGATGCTGCCGCCGAAGCTCGCCACCGTGGAGGCCCAGCCCTGGAGATAGATCCAGAAGGCCCCCTTGCGGAAGCGCTCGCCGATGTCCGCGCTCACGACCGCGCTCCTTCCCGGGCCGCGACCTCGCCGCCGCAGTCCGGCCGCAGGGGCGCCGCCGCCGGGTCCTCCACCCACGCCTCCAGCGCCCGGCGCAGGCAGGCGGCGAGCGCAGGGTGGTGCGCGGTGACGTCGCCGGCCTGCGGCTCGGCGAGATCGTACAGGGCGTAGCGGGGCCCCGCCTTCGTCGGGATGCGCACGAGCTTCCAGCGCCCGTAGCGGACGGCCCGGTCGCGGGCGGCTTCGATGCGCCGCCGGCCCTCGGCGGAGAGGGCGATGGTTCCGGTCCCGTGGTCGGGGATCTCCAGGAGTTCGAGCAGGGGCGGCACACGCAGATGGTCCTCGGCCATCCCCTGGACGCGGGCGAGCCAGGCCCCGGTGGCGAAGTAGGCGGCGCGGGGTGCGGCCTCGACGCCGTCCATGAAGGGGACCAGGGAGCGGCCGTCGGCCTGCAGCCGGCCGGGGTCGAGGCCAGCGAGCTCCAGCAGCGTGGGCGCGAGGTCCACCGAGCGCACCGTGGCTCGCACCGTGCGCGGGCCGCGGCGGCGGGGATCGACGACGACGAGCGGGATGCGGTTGCTCGGGTCGTCGCCGAGGACGGTGTTGCCCTGGCCCCAGGTGCCGCGCTCGAAGAGGTCCGTGCCGTGGTCGCTGAAGACCACCACGATGGTGTCGTCCAGCAGCCCGCGTGCGGCGAGGTGCTCGACGATGCGCCCGACCTCGTCGTCGAAGCGGCGCACCGCGCCGTCGTA
This genomic interval from Inmirania thermothiophila contains the following:
- a CDS encoding oligosaccharide flippase family protein; translation: MSADIGERFRKGAFWIYLQGWASTVASFGGSIVMARLLEPADFGVFAAVSAYTAILARQLQFGIPEALLRTPEDDQPALHSGFWVMQGLALVCFLAAWLLAPLLARAYADPRFVDLMRLVAVLFLLQPAAFAAQTEIRRRLRHDQAARHNLAASVLAMPAAIGAAAAGAGPYAFVVGGGTAALVLVTLALRRSNWRPRPAFDAARARAVLGYGWRLHAASSLNVAGDRVDAMIIGSAAGTAQLGLYNRALSSSRLPVTELLGRLYSLVFATFARIRENPQRSRKAFRKLATAMAVPIYLALAWLWTSAEPFIRFLYGEKWLGAVPAMRILLLAAAITTLRGLVSMYAGAVGQAGRQAVLEGVSLAATALFVTLGLQWGLEGAAWGIVARNTLGLALAVSVILPRTGVRARDLADGAWPAVLAGACALLAASAWAPPPAPTLPPWAGDVIALAWNGAAVAAAGLFTLFALRLALPQHSGLSALWDLAQWAWGRLHGRTHQEPAT